DNA from Papio anubis isolate 15944 chromosome 1, Panubis1.0, whole genome shotgun sequence:
TCTTTATTGTACCTTTTCCTTACAAAACTCAGCACTTTGTGTCCTGGCCCGTGTCATGGAGAAGGCGACTAGGAGGGAAACCCAGGCCTGACACAGATGACAAGAGAagcattgcaccactgcactccagcctgggtgacagagtgagactccgcctcaaaaaataaataaaaataataaaataggctttgtgttagatgattttgcccaactgtaggctaatgtaagcgttctgagcatgtttaaggtaggctgggCAAAGTTATGATGTTTGGTATGTTAAGTGTATTAAacgcattttctttttttttttttttttgagacggagtctcgctctgtcgcccaggctggagtgcagtggccggatctcagctcactgcaagctccgcctcccgggttcccgccattctcctgcctcagcctcccgagtagctgggactacaggcgcccacaaccgcgcccggctaattttttgtatttttagtagagacgaggtttcaccgtggtctcgatctcctgaccttgtgatccgcccgcctcggcctcccaaagtgctgggattacaggcgtgagccaccgcgcccggcctattaaaCGCATTTTCAACTTAAAGCATTTTCCATTTACACCAGGGTTATCTCCTGATATGCATATCATATAAACCTATCAGACATAACCCTACTGGAAGTCAAGGAGCACCTGTATTACCTTCCAGAGTTATGAAGTTTACCCTATTCTCTAAGCCAGAATCCCCCCCGCCCATAGGTTAACTCATTATATTTTCCATGGAGACTACACAGATGGAAAATCTCCTTCAGAGGATAACACTCCATAGTCCTAGAGTGCAAGATGATGTGTATCAGACTagctccctttcccttccccacacCTGTTCTCAACCCCAAGCCTCTGACTCATTGGCCTTTCCTCCCCATTCTCCTGAGCAAGTCCCAGGTTTCCACCAGGAACACAGtgaacaaaagcaaatatatccTCCTTGCCTCTAACCTGGCCAGTCCTGGGATGTCCAAGCTGCAGCCCCTGAAAGAGGGATGTGAGCTGGCAGAGGGCTACTCCATTTGGAGCCTCCCGTTGTCTCCATGTTCTTTTCATCCTCCTGGGCCTGGAGGCTCTGATTGCTGGGCTAAGGAAAGGTTAAACCAGTTGGGCAGTGGAGTCGGGGGAGCAGAATCTAAACTGGGAAACTCGGTAGCAGAAACAAAGCCGGCGTTTGTTGGGCTTCCCTCCTGCCTGGGAGGCTGTTCTCAGACCACGGCATTCCTGGGTTGGACAGAGTCAGCTCAGAGTGGCTTCTCTCCACTGCTGCAGCAGCAAAAGTCACTGCCTTTCCATAGGTCATGCTTAGAGCCCACCTCAAGGGATCCAGGCACTTCTTCCCTGCCAGAGCTCAAAGAACAGAGGCATTACAAGTAAAttcaggccaggcttggtggctcacgcctgtaatcccagcactttgggaggctgaggcagacagatcacttgaggtcaggagttcgagaccagcctgaccaacatggtgaaaccttgtctctactaaaaacacaaaaattagccaggtgtggtggtgtgcacctctaatcccagctacttgagaagctgaggcagaagaaatgcttgaactcgggaggcggaggttgcagtgagctggtctgtacttcatcctgggcaacagagcaagactccatctcaaaaaatttaaaaaaaaaaaaaaaaaaatgcaccaggcccagtggctcatgcctgtaatcctagcactttgggaggctgagatgggcagatcatttgacgtcaggagttcgagaccagcttgacctacatagtgaaatcccatctctactaaaatataaacattagccaggcgtggtggcagatgcctgtaatcccagctactcgggaggccgaggcaggagaatcacttgaacccaggaggtggaggttgcagtgagccaagatcacaacactgcattgtagcctgggcaacagagtgagactccatctcaaaaacaagaaagtaaaattaaagctCAATAAAagctagttctttttttctttttgagacagagtcttgctctgtcaccaggctggagtgcagtggcacgatctcggcttactgcaacctctgcctcctgggttcaagcgattctcctgcctcaacctcctgagtagctgggactacaggcccgtaccactgtgcccagctaattttttgtatttttagtaaagacggggtttcaccgtgttggccaggattgtctcgatctcctgaccttgtgatccgcccacctcggcctcccagagtgctgggatcataggcatgagccaccgcgcctggtcgaAAGGCTAGTTCTTAACGAGAAAGGGCTAGAGTCAGGCACGAGAGATAGCTTTTCAAGAACACTCAGTGGCCAGGCACcaccactgggtgacagagcgagattccatctcaaaaacaaacattgaGTCAATAAATCAGATAAGATCTAAGGGGGTGAGAATAGCTGTTCCTCTGCAGACCATCTTTCCCCATCCTACATTCTCCAGCTGTGAAGAGGAGCTGCCTGGCAAGGAAGGTGTACGGCAATAGGTGGTGACTGATGAGAATAATCAGAGGAAAATAAGGAATGGAAGTAAAGATTCAAAACGGCAGATATCTCCACAGGAACAGGACCCACCCACAACCTGTACAGCAAGGCCAGAACTCAGCTCACTTGCCCAGGGGTCTGGGCATTCAAGGACTGAGTTCCAATAATCACCTGTGCTCACCCGGGGGCTAAGAAAACAGACAAGTCAATgtggcatttgtttttattagaaaacCCCTTAGTAAGCACTTCTCTAACCCAGAATAGACACTGGGTATCCTCCAAGAGTCCCATAGCTTTCATTTCATCTTCTACCCTTTTCTGAGAGCggggggcaggggatgggggtggTGTCAGGCAGTCTCAGAAATGCCCCTCCTAGACCCCTGAGAGAATTCACATTGCCAGCAATAAACCAACAGCACCTCAGTGGGGCATCAGAGGGCCCTCTAGGCTCAAGGCTATTGCCAAAGGCATTCCCGTTTATGGCTTCACATGGAACCAAGGAGGCTCTCACAGACTCCTAGGCCTGGTCCTTCACTATGGCTGAGAGCAGGGCAGGATCCAGGAGAAAGTGGCCAAGGGCTAAGAGAGAAGAGATTGCATTTAAGATACCCTCTGGAGTCTGGAAAGCACCTGGATTTCTTGGGAGAGGAGCCTGGATTTCTTGGGAGAGGAGGGCTGTGGAAGCCCCACTCAGTTCTTCTTCGTTTTGGGAGTGTCATATTTCCTCTTGCTGGAGTACCACAATAGCAGGGGGATGCCGATGGAGGGAAGGGTCATGACCCCAAAGGCTGCCCAGTCCAGctgtgaaggaaaacaaagaccTTGCTTAGAAGTCTGGATTAGGGCACAGGAGAAGCCAGGGAAAATATGAGTCCAATGAGAAAGGAAGCAGTCTAGTCcacgtttatttatttttgatacaaggtcttgctctgttgcccaggctggagtggagcggcacgatcacggctcactacagcctcgacctcctgggctcaggtgatcctcccacttcagcctcctgagtagctaggatcacaggggcgtaccaccacacctggctaatttttttttttattttttgtagaggcaaaatatcactatgttgctcaagttggtcttgaattcctgggctcaagtgatcctcctgccttgacctcccaaagtgctggaattacaggtatgagccacaacacccagcctaaattttcttagtttttaattttaatttttttttttagagatagggtctcactctgttgctcagattAGAAActagtggcgcaatcacagctcactgcagcctcaaactcctgggctcaagcgatcctccagccacCCAAGAAgcagattacaggtgcacaccaccaggcctaaCTCAGCACAAATTTTAAGCAGAACTTTGGCCAGGAAGGTTCCTCTCTGACCAATCCTGATATAGAATGGCTCTCTAAAGACCAATCTTTCAAGCTGTGAAACCAAAGGACTCACCTGACCCAATCCAGACTGGAAGAGAAGCTTCTGTTCCAGACAATCTTTGAGAATGGAGATACCCTGGTCTTGCCCCTGACAGTCAAGCCTCCTATGATCTAACCCTTGTTTACACTTCAGGCCCCCTCTTTTCCATTCCTCCACCTCATATTCTGCCCGTCAGCCTTGATAAACTACTTGCCATTCCTGAATCACACCACACTTTTCTCAATCTCAGCTGGTCTCTCTCCTCAAGTGCCTGCCCTTCCTTACCTCCTCCAGAAAGTCCCCTCTCGTTAGATGTTCCTGCTGCATGCTCCTCTAGCACCTGGCATATAACCTCTATCATAGCATTTTCCccatttacttttacttttacttttttttttttttaagacagtgttttgctcttgtcatccaggctggagtgcagtggctcgatcttggctcactgcaacctccgcttcccaggctcaagcaattcccctgcctcaggctccctatTTCGAGCCCTCTGTGAGCCCGTAAGATcttgttatttttagagacagggttttgctctgtcacccaggctagagtgcagtggtgtgatcacagctcaccgcagcctcaaactcttggcctcaagtggtcctctcgcctctgcctcccaaagcactgggattacaggcatgagccatggtgcctagCCAGCCTGTAAGATTTTTAATGGAAGGAACTGTGTTTTATTCATCATTGTTTCCCCAAAGCAGAGAACAGAATGAGCACATAATTTGGAACATCATACTTATTCACTGAATGAATTCCATCATTCAGTACTTCCAGGTATCTTCAAAAGTGCTACCGTAAGGCGAGGCCTTGGTGGCTCCAagcttgtaatccagcactttgggaggcggggcagGCCGAGATCcacagaggtcaggagatgagaccatcctggctaacacggtgaaaccccgtctctactaaaagaaatacaaaaactaatagCCAGGCCCGGGtgtgaggcctgtagtcccagctactcagactggggcaggagaatggtgaacccggggaggagcttgcagtgagctgaaggaTCCGGctaacactccagcctgggtgacaggccagactcgtctcaaaaaaaaaaaaaaaaaaggccagaagtagcggtggctcaagcctgtaatcccagcttgccccaggaggcagaggcgaggCAGTCCTGGAatcaggagatgagagaccatcacagctaacaggtgaaacccgtctcactaaaaaatacaaaaactagcatgatggggcggcgcctgtagtctagctactagggaggctgaggcaggagaatggcgtgaaccgggccgggcttgcagtgagctgagatccggccactgcactccagccctgaagcggcaagcgagactccgtctcaaaaaaaaaaaaaattctttcgtAGACTAGACCACAATAAAGTTCCCACTTAACCTACCCAATGATCTATGACCCTCTGAATctaaccagatttttttttaaactacaaaataGACCCAGAGTCTAAGATGGGTGTCTACTTAAAGATAGGACTCTACTCAAGTCAGTTTTATGGTTTTGGCAATTGTGATCTCATTGCCAAAAATCTCTGGACATGGCTAAAAATCTATTTGGTAAGTATCCATATCAGACACTACAAAACAGACAGGGCAAGaaccaaccaacaaaacaaaTCTATGGAAGCCAAGAGGGTCCAGAACCAAAAGGGGATTCTCATACCAAGGGACTGATGAGAGAGAACACTAGAAAGCTTACAAAATGAGGGGAGAATCGCCTGTCAAACTCCCGCTGAGCCAGGATTCCTCCCTGTCCAGGTGCACTGGTAGAGCcaatctgaaaagaagaaaagaacgaTATTAATGCAAGTCTCCACCTCATCTAATCTGAGAAAGGGCAGTCCCAACCAACGCAACTCTGTGCATTAGAGTCTTAGTTCCCAAAGGCTCAGGAGCACTTCAAGAAGATGAGGGAAAGCTTTTGGCTAGACAAGAGTTGGATGATTCTCTTTTAGTGTGTTGTAAAGAGGAGTACCTAGGAGCCAGAAGACCTGAGAAATATCCCATGATGAACGTACATTAAACAGGGTAGGCCATGCATGCAACTGAAATTAAAGCCAAATTCTTCTGTCTGAACCTCAGACTCTGGAAAGAGTGAAGTTGCTCACCACTACTGGCCCCTCTACAGTGCAGGGTGTGCAATGGAATGACTTACCCTTGGTAATCATTTACTTATTCCTCCAGCAAAATCACTTGGCAACTTCCACAGGGTGTCATGAGGCTCTCAAATGGGAAATAGCAAAAGTATATAATGAAGTATAAAGCCCTACGCAAATGTACATTATAGAGGAGGGGTTGAGTCTGGCCCATATTCCTTTGTCTTGGAGAGGAGGCCAAGAGTTTGGAGCATACTTTTATTCCAAAGTGGCAGCTGAGCCTCTGATTTTATGTCTATTAACCCATCAACTACTAGGTAGAACCAAAGAGTCCTGAAGTTGGTTCTGAAAGCAGAAATGATAGCGGATGTGAAAACACAGCTGGGTTTAGAAGAATATGGTTCCATGTAGTTTATGAAAAACGAAAATGCAGAAGGTGCACTGAGTGTTAGTTCTTTTCATTCCATGGTTGACCGTGTTAAGTCCCTTCCCTACTGTGTACTAATTAGCCTACAGCCCTACTTGTATGGAGGATCATACATTTTAGCTTCataaatttatgcatttatttggcTTTATACATTTATTACTTAAGCTTTTTGAGGACTTGGACAGTATCTTAATCCTCTACGTATTCCCAGAGTCTGGCACATTTCAGGAACTTCATAAATGTCTGTTGACCTTTACATCAATCAAAAGATTGTTTACTACTGAGTTTATATTGTATATGGGAAACAGAGAAATCTAAGACGGTCACTGGCCTCAGGGAGTTTATAATTAaattgggaggtgggggtgggagagggagcATCTATAAATAAGAAACTACTGAAGACAGTGATTAAATGTTCACGTGGCATAGACTATAAGTGCTACAGAAGTTTAGATGCAGTCAACATGTTTATGAAAGAATGAATagtggccgggcgctgtggctcacgcctgtaattccagtactctgggaggccaaggcgggcgatcacaggtcaggagtttgagaccagcctggcaaatatggtgaaactccgtttctactaaaaatataaaaaagcagcTGGTggccggtagcggtggctcaagcctgtaatcccagcactttgggaggccaaaggccgggtggatcaccaggtcaggagatcggggaactatcctggctaacatggtgaaacccgtctctactaaaatataaaaactagcaggcgtggtggtgaggcagcctgtagtctcagctacttgggaggctgaggccggagaataagcgtgaaccggggctgaggagcttgcagtgagcgagatccgccactgcactcagcctgggcttacagctgagactccgtctcaaaaaaaaaaaaaaagcagctggtGTGGGCGctacctgttgtcccagttactttcgggaggctgaagggcagagaatgcagcttgaacccagaggcggaggttgcagtgagccaagattacactattgcactccagcctgggtgacagagtgaggctctgtctcaaaaaaaaagaaaaagaatgaataacaaAACAATATGGAACAGGGACAAAAGCAAGGGAACCGTAACTCAAAGCTGGGTCTTAGAAAGCAGATCCGTGGGTGGGAGAAGGATAAACAGAACAAAGGCACAGAGGAAAGAATAAGGACTGAGTTGGGGGAGAAGGTGTGGGAAGTAGCGTGGCCTAATAAGGATGTAGGGTCTGTATGGGCAGACTGGGAGAGAAGGCTGGAGGCAGAAAAGAGCTAGACTATTGGAGGGGGTGCAGTGAGAGGCAGAAAAGCTCAGCCCTGATGCCGCAAGCAGGAGCAATCTAAGCAAGGGAAGGAGAGAGTAACAGTGGAGCCTGGGAAGAATCTGACAGTGGCAGAGAAGACAGATCAGAAAGGCAAGGACATCAGTAGGCAGCAAATGACACACTCCAGAtgaaaaggaaggcagaaggaatgAAAAGGAGGGGAAGGCCATGGTACACCTCTTCCATCCATTTCAATCACTCTTGTCCAGAACTTTAATTTGAAACATACTTCCTTAGGACAATACCAAGTGTCTGGTTAATGTTATCTCCCTCAGAATTTAGTAGCTACTGTAGAAATTTTCTgtaagaggtttttgtttttataatctaTACTTTTTAGatggatatccatcaccttaaacatttatcttttttttttttcctctgagacagggtctcactgtgtcaaccaggctggaatgcagtggcaataaaatggctcactgcagcatcaacctcccgggctcaagcaatcctcccacctcagcctcctgagtacctgggatcacaggggcgtgcaccatgcctggctaattatttgaaATGGGGGTCttaccatgctgcccaggctggtctccaactcctggactcaaacaatccacccacctcagcctcccaaagtactgggattacaggcattagccactatgtctggccctatttatcttttctttatgatgGAAATGTTCAAATGCTTCTCatctggctattttgaaatatacattagattactgttaactatagtcaccctactgcaCTATCgaacactaggtcttattccttctattttttttttttttgaaatggagtctcattctgtcgcccaggttgaagtgcagtggtgtgatctcagctcacagcaacctctgcctcccgggttcaagtgactctcttgccccagcctcccaagtagctgggattacaggagcctgccaccacgcccagctaatttttgtatttgtagtagagatggggtttttccatgttggccaggctggtctcgaactcctaaccttaggtgatctgcccacctcggcctccaaaaatgctagattacaggcgtgagccactgcgcccagccccaactGTATTTTGCTACCTATTAATTGacctctcttcatctccctcTCACCCCCCCCACAAGAGATTTTAAGGGAAGGCAGATCCAAACTCCATCCAGCTAAGGGTTTGGGCAACTCACCACAACGGGCCCATCCTCCTGGGCCAGGTAAGTAATTGTCGCCGAGGTGAAGTTGAAATAACCAGCCTTGAGAGGGCGCAGGACCACAGTGTGGGAGACATTGCTAGCACTGGCTCAAGAGttaaggaagggaaagagatgaAGCTAAGGTTGTAGCAG
Protein-coding regions in this window:
- the SSR2 gene encoding translocon-associated protein subunit beta isoform X1 — encoded protein: MRLLAFVVLALFAVSQAEEGARLLASKSLLNRYAVEGRDLTLQYNIYNVGSSAALDVELSDDSFPPEDFGIVSGMLNVKWDRIAPASNVSHTVVLRPLKAGYFNFTSATITYLAQEDGPVVIGSTSAPGQGGILAQREFDRRFSPHFLDWAAFGVMTLPSIGIPLLLWYSSKRKYDTPKTKKN